From one Streptomyces sp. ICC1 genomic stretch:
- a CDS encoding ACT domain-containing protein produces MSGENDLRKLLSGMRPELNDGLYVFCTIPGDTDPEALVGLTPVASILEPEGLTLVLAQEEADDAGLSYEYTAGWITLRVHSALDAVGLTAAFATELGAHGLSCNVIAGYHHDHLFVAADRAAEAVAVLEALAARSAQD; encoded by the coding sequence ATGAGTGGAGAGAACGACCTGCGGAAACTGCTGAGCGGAATGCGCCCCGAACTGAACGACGGGCTGTACGTGTTCTGCACCATCCCCGGTGACACCGACCCGGAGGCCCTCGTCGGGCTCACCCCCGTCGCCAGCATCCTGGAACCCGAGGGGCTCACCCTCGTCCTGGCCCAGGAGGAGGCCGACGACGCGGGCCTGTCCTACGAGTACACCGCCGGGTGGATCACCCTGCGCGTGCACTCCGCCCTCGACGCCGTGGGCCTCACCGCGGCCTTCGCCACCGAACTCGGCGCACACGGCCTGAGCTGCAACGTCATCGCCGGATACCACCACGACCACCTCTTCGTCGCCGCCGACCGGGCCGCCGAGGCCGTGGCCGTCCTGGAAGCGCTCGCGGCGCGCTCCGCCCAGGACTGA
- a CDS encoding OB-fold domain-containing protein has product MTAASPPEILRAPLVVEFPFTRSLGPVQSAFLTGLREGVVLGVTTADGKVMVPPVEYDPVTAEEIRDLVEVGTTGTVTTWAWNGSPRRNQPLATPFAWVLVRLDGADTAILHALDAPGPEAVSTGMRVRVRWAGERTGAITDIACFEPAEEGDPVARATPHGGEFADAVTGIVAEARLDYTYSPGRAQTAYIAGLSEQKTIGERCPSCHKVYVPPRGACPTCGVATTDQVEVGPAGTVTTYCIVNIKAAHTANLGIEVPYVYAHIALDGAGLALHGRIGGIPYDQVRMGLRVEPVWTEGGRYPDHYRPTGEPDADYDVYKELI; this is encoded by the coding sequence ATGACAGCCGCGTCGCCACCGGAGATCCTCCGTGCGCCCCTCGTCGTCGAGTTCCCCTTCACCCGGTCCCTCGGGCCCGTGCAGAGCGCCTTCCTCACCGGGCTGCGCGAAGGGGTCGTCCTCGGCGTCACGACCGCCGACGGCAAGGTGATGGTGCCGCCCGTCGAGTACGACCCCGTCACCGCGGAGGAGATCCGCGACCTCGTCGAGGTCGGCACCACCGGGACCGTCACCACCTGGGCCTGGAACGGCTCACCGCGCCGCAACCAGCCCCTCGCCACGCCCTTCGCCTGGGTCCTCGTCCGCCTCGACGGCGCCGACACCGCGATCCTGCACGCCCTCGACGCCCCCGGGCCCGAGGCCGTCTCCACCGGCATGCGGGTCCGCGTGCGGTGGGCCGGGGAGCGGACCGGGGCGATCACCGACATCGCCTGCTTCGAGCCCGCGGAGGAAGGGGACCCGGTCGCGCGGGCGACGCCGCACGGCGGGGAGTTCGCCGACGCCGTCACCGGCATCGTCGCGGAAGCCCGCCTGGACTACACGTACAGCCCCGGCCGCGCGCAGACCGCGTACATCGCGGGCCTCTCCGAGCAGAAGACCATCGGCGAGCGCTGCCCCTCCTGCCACAAGGTGTACGTGCCTCCGCGCGGCGCCTGCCCCACCTGCGGGGTGGCGACCACCGACCAGGTCGAGGTCGGCCCGGCCGGCACGGTCACCACCTACTGCATCGTCAACATCAAGGCTGCGCATACGGCGAATCTCGGCATCGAAGTCCCCTACGTCTACGCCCACATCGCCCTCGACGGCGCCGGCCTCGCCCTCCACGGCCGGATCGGCGGCATCCCGTACGACCAGGTCCGCATGGGCCTGCGCGTCGAGCCCGTCTGGACCGAAGGCGGACGCTACCCCGACCACTACCGCCCCACCGGAGAGCCGGACGCGGACTACGACGTGTACAAGGAGCTCATCTGA
- a CDS encoding thiolase domain-containing protein produces the protein MSASGKEPVAVVGIGQTKHVAARHDVSIAGLVREAAVRALADAELTWADIDAVVIGKAPDFFEGVMMPELYLADALGAVGKPMLRVHTAGSVGGSTALVASNLVAARVHRTVLTLAFEKQSESNAMWGLSLPVPFQQPLLAGAGGFFAPHVRAYMRRTGAPDTVGSLVAYKDRRNALKNPYAHLHEHDITLEKVQASPMLWDPIRYSETCPSSDGACAMILTDREGAARSPKPPAWVHGGAMRSEPTLFAGKDFVSPQAGKDCAADVYRQAGITDPRREIDAVEMYVPFSWYEPMWLENLGFAEEGEGWKLTEAGVTELDGDLPVNPSGGVLSTNPIGASGMIRFAEAALQVRGQAGEHQVPDARRAMGHAYGGGAQFFAMWLVGAEPPAS, from the coding sequence ATGAGCGCATCGGGCAAGGAGCCCGTGGCCGTCGTCGGCATCGGGCAGACCAAGCACGTGGCCGCCCGCCACGACGTCTCCATCGCCGGGCTGGTCCGGGAAGCCGCGGTGCGGGCGCTCGCGGACGCCGAGCTGACCTGGGCGGACATCGACGCGGTCGTCATCGGCAAGGCCCCCGACTTCTTCGAGGGCGTGATGATGCCGGAGCTGTACCTGGCGGACGCCCTCGGCGCCGTCGGCAAGCCCATGCTCCGTGTGCACACGGCCGGTTCGGTGGGCGGCTCCACGGCGCTGGTCGCCTCCAACCTGGTAGCCGCCCGCGTTCACCGCACGGTGCTGACCCTGGCCTTCGAGAAGCAGTCGGAGTCCAACGCCATGTGGGGGCTCTCGCTGCCCGTCCCCTTCCAGCAGCCGCTGCTGGCCGGGGCCGGCGGGTTCTTCGCCCCCCACGTGCGCGCGTACATGCGGCGCACCGGCGCCCCCGACACGGTCGGCTCGCTCGTCGCGTACAAGGACCGCCGCAACGCGCTGAAGAACCCCTACGCGCACCTGCACGAGCACGACATCACCCTGGAGAAGGTCCAGGCCTCCCCGATGCTCTGGGACCCGATCCGCTACTCCGAGACCTGCCCTTCCTCCGACGGGGCGTGCGCCATGATCCTCACCGACCGGGAGGGCGCGGCCCGTTCGCCGAAGCCGCCGGCCTGGGTGCACGGCGGGGCCATGCGCAGCGAGCCGACGCTCTTCGCGGGCAAGGACTTCGTCTCCCCGCAGGCCGGCAAGGACTGCGCGGCCGACGTCTACCGGCAGGCCGGGATCACCGATCCGCGCCGCGAGATCGACGCGGTGGAGATGTACGTGCCGTTCTCCTGGTACGAGCCGATGTGGCTGGAGAACCTCGGCTTCGCCGAGGAGGGCGAGGGCTGGAAGCTCACCGAGGCCGGGGTCACCGAGCTCGACGGCGACCTCCCGGTCAACCCCTCCGGCGGCGTGCTGTCCACCAACCCGATCGGCGCCTCCGGCATGATCCGCTTCGCGGAGGCGGCCCTCCAGGTGCGCGGACAGGCCGGGGAGCACCAAGTCCCGGACGCGCGCCGGGCGATGGGACACGCGTACGGCGGTGGCGCGCAGTTCTTCGCGATGTGGCTGGTGGGGGCCGAGCCGCCGGCCTCCTGA
- a CDS encoding AAA family ATPase: protein MTERRTRKRRTMFERDTELAAVEEALDQLTGPGPDADGALLAFSGPAGLGKTTLLAEVRRRAHAASCTVLAARGGEQEQSQPFHVARQLIQPQLAGTSDEELRAALGSWYSIVGPALGLCAAEQGAPPDPQGLRDGLDWVLTHLIVQRAPVALVLDDAHWADPESLSWLAAFAPRAEHLPLLLVVAYRPDELPAHAEAFRTLPGRAGHRPLNLAPLTEDAVSTLVREAVGEHADDAFCREAWTVTTGNPFEAVELTAKVRDKGLAPVEASAPLLRDLAAAQRGSGLVARLHSLGPSTVRFAWACAVLGTAIPRDLAARVAGLGAEEAVDATGRLRDARILSAAVEEVGEEDEAGLEFVHPLIATAIYRAIPDALRVALHGKAAAAVVDAGLGPSAAARHLLETHPENDPWVVRTLREAAGENLRAGAPEAARRQLARALREPPDFDERAAVLYELGCASLLTEPANTVNHLRAALAEPFEDQALRQGIVIRLAQVLSHSDRLAEASESLAREIPYTQDVRARLRLQSEQFMWDAFNAAETDSPARSRRLAKLADRLTGRDLTERYVIGLRAWDACLRGEPVDVVLHHAGRVLETEFSWAYEDRGFEVPVLVAMVHMYADRPGRAEELFEAGTAEFERQGWRGAHLSFAYSLRAYIRYRRGRLEEAEELARAGLRLAERVGRRTPVHWYAIAILVTTLVARGRVDEAWELAKEHEYGEPFPAAVVFPDSQTVYAELLLARGQAKAAAAELEAVDRRLSPRGIQNPTWCPWRLHLARAVFAEDPARARSLAAEAVRQARAFGAPSGIGQALRVAAEVAEPADRVPLLEEAVELLSASPAGYELALALTALGVERGDEDALLRAVVAARQCGADELTRIASEAHAAAGGGYLCMAPWDDALDQDDWEVAERLLAGDTTVSEDEQSPVYRKLGTDRAGLRDTVDSLSRRR, encoded by the coding sequence ATGACGGAACGCCGGACCCGCAAACGGCGCACGATGTTCGAACGCGACACGGAGCTCGCCGCCGTCGAGGAGGCCCTGGACCAGCTCACCGGTCCGGGCCCCGACGCGGACGGCGCCCTGCTCGCCTTCTCCGGACCCGCCGGCCTGGGCAAGACCACGCTCCTCGCCGAAGTCCGCCGCCGCGCCCACGCCGCCTCCTGCACCGTCCTCGCCGCCCGCGGCGGCGAACAGGAGCAGAGCCAGCCGTTCCACGTCGCCCGCCAGCTCATCCAGCCCCAGCTGGCCGGCACCTCCGACGAGGAACTGCGCGCCGCCCTCGGCAGCTGGTACTCCATCGTCGGCCCCGCCCTCGGCCTGTGCGCCGCCGAACAGGGCGCCCCGCCCGACCCCCAGGGCCTGCGCGACGGCCTCGACTGGGTCCTCACCCACCTCATCGTGCAGCGCGCCCCCGTCGCCCTCGTCCTCGACGACGCCCACTGGGCCGACCCCGAGTCCCTCTCCTGGCTCGCCGCCTTCGCCCCGCGCGCCGAACACCTCCCGCTGCTCCTCGTCGTCGCCTACCGGCCCGACGAACTGCCCGCACACGCCGAGGCCTTCCGTACGCTGCCCGGCCGCGCCGGACACCGCCCCCTGAACCTGGCACCGCTCACCGAGGACGCCGTCTCCACCCTGGTCCGCGAAGCCGTCGGCGAGCACGCCGACGACGCCTTCTGCCGGGAGGCCTGGACCGTCACCACCGGCAACCCCTTCGAAGCCGTCGAACTGACCGCGAAGGTACGGGACAAGGGGCTGGCCCCCGTCGAGGCCAGCGCCCCGCTGCTGCGCGACCTCGCCGCCGCCCAGCGCGGCAGCGGACTCGTGGCCCGCCTGCACAGCCTCGGCCCCTCCACCGTCCGCTTCGCCTGGGCCTGCGCCGTCCTCGGCACCGCCATCCCCCGGGACCTCGCCGCCCGCGTCGCGGGCCTCGGCGCCGAGGAGGCCGTCGACGCCACCGGGCGGCTGCGCGACGCCCGCATCCTGTCGGCCGCCGTCGAGGAAGTCGGGGAAGAGGACGAGGCCGGGCTGGAGTTCGTCCACCCGCTCATCGCCACCGCCATATACCGCGCCATCCCCGACGCCCTGCGGGTCGCCCTGCACGGCAAGGCCGCCGCGGCCGTCGTCGACGCCGGTCTCGGGCCCTCCGCGGCGGCCCGGCACCTGCTGGAGACCCACCCCGAGAACGACCCCTGGGTGGTGCGCACCCTGCGCGAGGCCGCCGGCGAGAACCTGCGGGCCGGCGCCCCCGAAGCCGCCCGCCGCCAGCTCGCCCGGGCCCTGCGCGAGCCCCCGGACTTCGACGAGCGCGCGGCCGTGCTCTACGAGCTCGGCTGCGCCTCCCTGCTCACCGAGCCCGCCAACACCGTCAACCACCTGCGTGCCGCCCTCGCGGAGCCCTTCGAGGACCAGGCGCTGCGCCAGGGCATCGTCATCCGGCTGGCCCAGGTGCTCTCGCACAGCGACCGCCTCGCCGAGGCCTCGGAGTCCCTCGCGCGGGAGATCCCGTACACCCAGGACGTGCGCGCCCGGCTGCGGCTGCAGTCCGAGCAGTTCATGTGGGACGCCTTCAACGCCGCCGAGACCGACTCCCCGGCGCGCTCGCGGCGGCTCGCGAAACTCGCCGACCGGCTGACCGGGCGGGACCTCACCGAGCGGTACGTGATCGGACTGCGCGCGTGGGACGCCTGCCTGCGCGGGGAGCCGGTCGACGTGGTCCTCCACCACGCGGGCAGGGTGCTCGAAACCGAGTTCAGCTGGGCGTACGAGGACCGGGGGTTCGAGGTCCCCGTGCTCGTCGCCATGGTCCACATGTACGCCGACCGGCCGGGGCGCGCCGAAGAGCTGTTCGAGGCCGGCACCGCCGAGTTCGAGCGGCAGGGCTGGCGCGGGGCGCACCTGTCCTTCGCGTACAGCCTGCGCGCCTACATCCGCTACCGGCGCGGACGGCTGGAGGAGGCGGAGGAGCTGGCGCGGGCGGGCCTGCGGCTCGCCGAGCGGGTCGGCCGGCGCACTCCCGTGCACTGGTACGCCATCGCGATCCTCGTGACCACGCTGGTGGCCCGGGGCCGGGTGGACGAGGCGTGGGAGCTGGCGAAGGAGCACGAGTACGGGGAGCCCTTCCCGGCGGCGGTCGTCTTCCCGGACTCCCAGACGGTCTACGCCGAGCTGCTGCTGGCACGCGGCCAGGCGAAGGCCGCGGCGGCGGAGCTGGAGGCGGTGGACCGCAGGCTCAGCCCCCGGGGGATCCAGAACCCGACCTGGTGCCCGTGGCGCCTGCACCTGGCCCGGGCGGTCTTCGCCGAGGACCCGGCCCGGGCCCGGTCCCTGGCCGCGGAGGCCGTCCGTCAGGCCCGTGCCTTCGGAGCCCCGTCGGGCATCGGCCAGGCCCTGCGGGTCGCGGCCGAGGTGGCCGAGCCGGCCGACAGGGTGCCCCTCCTGGAGGAGGCGGTGGAACTGCTGTCGGCTTCCCCGGCGGGCTACGAGCTGGCGCTCGCGCTGACCGCGCTGGGAGTGGAGCGGGGGGACGAGGACGCGCTGCTGCGGGCGGTGGTCGCGGCCCGGCAGTGCGGGGCGGACGAACTGACGCGCATCGCGTCGGAGGCGCACGCGGCGGCGGGCGGGGGCTACCTCTGCATGGCCCCCTGGGACGACGCCCTGGACCAGGACGACTGGGAGGTGGCCGAGCGGCTGCTGGCCGGGGACACGACGGTCTCCGAGGACGAGCAGTCCCCGGTGTACCGCAAGCTGGGCACGGACCGCGCGGGCCTGCGCGACACAGTGGATTCCCTGTCCCGCCGCCGCTGA
- a CDS encoding thiolase domain-containing protein — MPGTPRTRRHAREVAVIAFAQSDHLRRTDELSEVEMVMPVLHQVLAQTGLKAGEIGFTCSGSSDYLAGRAFSFTMTLDGVGAWPPISESHVEMDGAWALYEAWVKIQTGEADTALVYSYGKSSPGSVRDVLTRQLDPYYLAPLWPDAVALAALQAQALIDAGETDEAGLAAIGARSRAAASANPHAQLTGAVPQGDYQVAPLRTGDCPPVGDGAAAVILAAGDVARRLCGRPAWITGIDHRIEAHSLGLRDLTDSPSTRIAAEHAGVFEGPVDTAELHAPFSSQEVVLRKALGLGEGVSVNLSGGALAANPMMAAGLIRIGEAAARIHRGESDRAVAHATSGPCLQQNLVAVLEGDRA; from the coding sequence ATGCCAGGCACGCCGAGGACGCGGCGCCACGCGCGCGAGGTGGCCGTCATCGCCTTCGCGCAGAGCGACCACCTGCGCCGCACCGACGAGCTCAGCGAAGTCGAGATGGTCATGCCGGTCCTGCACCAGGTGCTGGCCCAGACCGGCCTGAAGGCCGGCGAGATCGGCTTCACCTGCTCCGGCTCCAGCGACTACCTCGCCGGCCGGGCCTTCTCCTTCACCATGACCCTCGACGGGGTCGGCGCCTGGCCGCCGATCTCCGAATCGCACGTGGAGATGGACGGCGCCTGGGCCCTGTACGAGGCCTGGGTCAAGATCCAGACCGGCGAGGCCGACACCGCGCTCGTGTACTCCTACGGGAAGTCCTCCCCGGGATCCGTACGCGACGTCCTGACGCGCCAGCTCGACCCGTACTACCTGGCTCCGCTCTGGCCCGACGCGGTGGCCCTGGCCGCCCTCCAGGCGCAGGCGCTCATCGACGCGGGGGAGACCGACGAAGCCGGGCTCGCCGCGATCGGCGCCCGCAGCCGGGCCGCCGCGAGCGCCAACCCGCACGCCCAGCTCACCGGCGCCGTCCCGCAGGGCGACTACCAGGTCGCCCCGCTGCGCACCGGTGACTGCCCGCCCGTAGGCGACGGCGCGGCCGCCGTCATCCTGGCCGCCGGGGACGTGGCGCGGCGGCTGTGCGGGCGGCCCGCCTGGATCACCGGCATCGACCACCGCATCGAGGCGCACAGCCTCGGGCTGCGGGACCTCACCGACTCCCCGTCGACGCGGATCGCCGCCGAGCACGCGGGCGTCTTCGAGGGCCCGGTGGACACGGCCGAACTGCATGCGCCGTTCTCCTCCCAGGAGGTCGTGCTGCGCAAGGCCCTCGGGCTCGGCGAGGGCGTGTCCGTCAACCTGTCCGGCGGCGCCCTCGCGGCCAATCCGATGATGGCCGCCGGCCTGATCCGGATCGGCGAAGCGGCCGCCCGCATCCACCGGGGCGAGTCCGACCGGGCCGTCGCGCACGCCACCTCCGGCCCCTGCCTCCAGCAGAACCTGGTCGCCGTCCTGGAAGGGGACCGAGCATGA
- a CDS encoding DUF397 domain-containing protein, with protein sequence MAESMTSQAPAGWGKPDLDLTEADWQSSSRGEGDVQIAFVEGFIAMRNGDRPESPSLIFAPDEWRRFVLNARGGEFDLT encoded by the coding sequence GTGGCCGAGAGCATGACTTCGCAGGCGCCGGCCGGCTGGGGAAAGCCGGATCTCGATCTGACCGAGGCGGACTGGCAGTCGAGCAGCCGGGGGGAGGGGGACGTCCAGATCGCCTTCGTGGAGGGTTTCATCGCGATGCGCAACGGAGACCGCCCCGAAAGCCCCTCGCTGATCTTCGCACCGGACGAGTGGCGCAGGTTCGTCCTGAACGCGCGGGGCGGGGAGTTCGACCTCACGTAG
- a CDS encoding crotonase/enoyl-CoA hydratase family protein yields MGGTEHLTVERHGATLVLTMNRPEAKNALSLPLLVGLYDGWLEADADDTIRSVVLTGAGGDFCAGMDLKALAGKGMAGDQYRDRLKADPDLHWKAMLRHHRPRKPVIAAVEGYCVAGGTEILQGTDIRVAGEGATFGLFEVKRGLFPIGGSTVRLPRQIPRTHALEMLLTGRPYAAQEAARIGLIGRVVPDGTALEAALEIAERINACGPLAVEAVKASVYETAEMTETEGLASELLRGWPVFDTADAKEGARAFAEKRPALYRRE; encoded by the coding sequence ATGGGTGGGACGGAACACCTGACCGTGGAACGCCACGGCGCCACGCTGGTGCTCACCATGAACAGGCCCGAGGCGAAGAACGCGCTCTCGCTGCCGCTGTTGGTGGGGCTGTACGACGGCTGGCTGGAGGCGGACGCGGACGACACGATCCGCTCGGTGGTGCTGACGGGAGCGGGCGGGGACTTCTGCGCCGGCATGGACCTGAAGGCGCTGGCCGGCAAGGGCATGGCGGGCGACCAGTACCGGGACCGGCTCAAGGCCGACCCCGACCTGCACTGGAAGGCGATGCTGCGCCACCACCGGCCGCGCAAGCCCGTCATCGCGGCGGTGGAGGGGTACTGCGTGGCCGGCGGGACCGAGATCCTCCAGGGGACCGACATCCGGGTCGCGGGGGAGGGGGCCACGTTCGGGCTGTTCGAGGTCAAGCGCGGGCTCTTCCCGATCGGCGGCTCGACGGTCCGGCTGCCCCGGCAGATCCCGCGCACGCACGCGCTGGAGATGCTGCTGACCGGGCGGCCGTACGCCGCGCAGGAGGCGGCGCGGATCGGGCTCATCGGCAGGGTGGTGCCGGACGGCACCGCGCTGGAGGCGGCGCTGGAGATCGCGGAGCGGATCAACGCGTGCGGGCCGCTGGCGGTGGAGGCGGTGAAGGCGTCCGTCTACGAGACGGCCGAGATGACCGAGACGGAGGGGCTGGCCTCCGAACTCCTTCGGGGGTGGCCGGTCTTCGACACCGCGGATGCCAAGGAAGGGGCGAGGGCTTTCGCGGAGAAGCGGCCCGCGCTGTATCGGCGGGAGTAG